One part of the Bacteroidia bacterium genome encodes these proteins:
- a CDS encoding ATP-binding protein, whose amino-acid sequence MLLNRPQSVLCLSIKTSEDQFGIIYLEAKQEARPFSETDFLVFSGLSTQLAYALESAGKYESIKQKLEYTKRELKTQKAETIHLQDSLDAAQSKMVHLEKMASIGQMTAGIAHEINNPVNFVKSNIDSIKLDLEDLKSILRAYQQIQPETAEENLEKANALAKKLDLTFLLMEIDKLIEDIKEGASRTSEIISGLRNFSRLDEFDFKFVDINKGLDSTLILLNNRFKERIRIHKDYDDLTLTECLPGKIYQVFMNILTNSIQAIQGKGDIYIKTEQNRDKIFISIKDTGIGMSEEVKKNIFEPFFTTKDVGEGTGLGLSISQEIIERHQGEIRVNSTPSIGTEFIITLPVNQRHQDHG is encoded by the coding sequence GTGCTTCTAAATCGTCCTCAATCCGTCCTATGTTTATCTATAAAGACTTCTGAGGATCAATTTGGCATCATCTATCTTGAAGCAAAGCAGGAAGCCAGGCCATTTTCAGAAACTGATTTTTTAGTCTTTTCCGGACTTTCAACTCAATTAGCCTATGCTCTGGAAAGCGCTGGAAAGTATGAAAGTATCAAACAAAAGCTTGAGTATACTAAAAGGGAATTGAAGACTCAAAAAGCCGAAACAATTCACCTACAGGATAGCCTTGATGCTGCGCAAAGTAAAATGGTTCATTTGGAAAAAATGGCTTCGATTGGTCAAATGACGGCAGGGATTGCGCATGAAATCAATAATCCTGTTAACTTTGTGAAATCTAATATAGATTCCATAAAATTAGACCTTGAAGACCTAAAATCTATATTAAGAGCCTACCAGCAAATACAACCAGAAACAGCAGAAGAAAATTTAGAAAAGGCAAACGCGCTAGCCAAGAAACTGGATCTTACTTTTTTATTGATGGAGATCGATAAACTTATAGAAGATATCAAAGAAGGTGCGTCCCGAACCAGCGAAATTATATCAGGATTAAGAAATTTTTCCAGATTAGATGAATTTGACTTTAAATTCGTTGATATTAATAAGGGACTGGATTCAACCCTGATCCTCTTAAATAATCGCTTTAAAGAAAGAATAAGAATACACAAGGACTATGATGATTTAACACTCACCGAATGCCTCCCTGGTAAAATCTATCAGGTTTTTATGAATATCCTGACCAATTCCATTCAGGCTATCCAGGGAAAAGGAGACATTTATATTAAAACAGAGCAAAACAGAGATAAGATTTTTATTTCAATCAAGGATACAGGTATAGGCATGAGCGAAGAGGTCAAAAAGAATATTTTTGAACCATTCTTCACCACTAAAGATGTTGGAGAAGGAACAGGCCTGGGACTTTCAATTTCACAAGAAATTATTGAAAGACATCAAGGAGAAATTCGAGTAAATAGTACCCCCTCGATTGGCACGGAATTTATCATTACCTTGCCGGTCAATCAACGTCATCAGGATCATGGATAG
- a CDS encoding c-type cytochrome domain-containing protein has protein sequence MSKAGYIIRQVAFVCQILILFLLFFEEKVEVPLLLQPLGRLHPLLLHLPIGFLVLLGFLEVIKKEFSDEAFCKLRSILLHVIVLTTSVSALMGFFLSREGGYGADMMDLHKWTGVGLSFLAYGLLYVDQLVPKQKWIYPAGLISSLVLLIFAGHFGASLTHGEDFVWAPLQEEEVQTYDPEAPAYQTAIYPILEAKCVTCHKEEKSKGDLIMTSVEAILKGGEEGPIWEAGDTENSLIVQRMLLPVEEKKHMPPRGKSQLEPMDIALISAWISEGADMEKPLKAFEEQSEFAALAEKKIDRLYASQEKAYSFEFASDRVVEEINTPFLTLGKSSYDSPALFASFYVAQEYDPLKLEELSKVKEQLVSLNLMNMPVGDEVIPTISQFANLEKLNLNGTNVSGAKLSELAKLPKLKSLALSSTAVDVSSLQSVLPQFQKLEEVFLWNTSFKTEDFQGLQESYPAIAFYQGFLPDNTERLKLSMPSLLNKKSVLASTDKVRFKNSFPGSQMRYTIDGSDPDSSSTLYEGPFGIEGVTEVRVREFMENWESSDVASFTFFPRGKIADASFLTFEPNPKYKGNGAQNLQDGEKGEAGNFTAKEWLGYQDSPFGAVFKFDQPTELSRLSLSYALNSNVYIMAPTSVEIWGGKDENSLQLLKKHNLPRAKDYEPNRVAGIDLAFDPVSYTTYKVVAKPLNPMPSWHRGAGDKGWVFVDEVFLY, from the coding sequence ATGAGTAAAGCAGGATATATAATTAGGCAAGTCGCCTTCGTTTGTCAGATTCTTATTTTGTTTCTCCTTTTTTTTGAGGAAAAGGTCGAGGTACCTCTTTTGCTTCAACCGTTGGGGAGATTGCATCCTTTATTACTGCATTTACCGATTGGTTTTCTGGTATTGCTGGGCTTTCTGGAAGTGATAAAAAAGGAATTCTCAGATGAAGCCTTTTGTAAGCTAAGGAGCATTCTTTTGCATGTCATTGTTCTGACGACTTCGGTTAGTGCACTCATGGGATTTTTCCTTTCTCGCGAGGGAGGCTATGGAGCCGATATGATGGACCTGCATAAATGGACAGGCGTAGGTTTGAGTTTTCTGGCCTATGGACTACTGTATGTGGATCAATTGGTTCCCAAACAAAAATGGATCTATCCTGCGGGACTCATCAGCTCTTTGGTTCTTCTGATTTTTGCCGGACATTTTGGTGCGAGTTTGACACATGGAGAAGATTTTGTCTGGGCGCCTTTACAGGAAGAAGAAGTACAAACCTATGATCCGGAAGCTCCGGCCTATCAAACAGCCATTTACCCTATACTAGAAGCCAAATGTGTCACTTGCCATAAAGAAGAGAAGAGTAAAGGCGATCTCATCATGACTTCAGTAGAAGCCATTTTAAAAGGAGGGGAAGAAGGCCCCATTTGGGAAGCTGGTGATACGGAAAATAGTCTGATAGTTCAGCGCATGTTGTTGCCAGTAGAGGAAAAGAAACATATGCCACCCCGAGGAAAATCTCAGTTGGAGCCGATGGATATTGCCCTCATTTCAGCCTGGATATCTGAGGGAGCAGATATGGAAAAGCCTCTGAAAGCTTTTGAAGAGCAAAGTGAGTTTGCCGCCCTGGCCGAAAAGAAAATCGACCGTTTATATGCCAGTCAGGAGAAGGCCTATAGCTTTGAATTTGCTTCGGATAGAGTAGTGGAGGAAATCAATACGCCCTTTCTGACTCTGGGAAAAAGCAGCTATGATTCTCCGGCTTTATTTGCCAGTTTCTATGTAGCTCAGGAATATGATCCCCTGAAGCTGGAAGAACTAAGCAAAGTTAAAGAACAACTTGTTTCCCTCAATTTGATGAATATGCCCGTCGGAGATGAGGTTATACCCACTATATCGCAATTTGCGAATCTGGAAAAATTGAACCTCAATGGGACGAATGTTAGCGGCGCAAAACTTTCGGAGCTAGCAAAGCTTCCCAAACTCAAATCTCTGGCTTTATCCAGCACAGCAGTTGATGTAAGTTCGCTTCAATCAGTTTTACCTCAATTCCAAAAGCTGGAAGAAGTCTTTCTTTGGAACACTTCTTTTAAAACAGAAGACTTTCAGGGCTTGCAGGAAAGCTATCCGGCTATTGCCTTTTACCAGGGTTTCCTCCCTGACAATACAGAGCGCTTGAAATTATCCATGCCTTCTTTACTCAATAAAAAGAGTGTATTAGCATCCACCGATAAAGTTCGCTTTAAAAATAGCTTTCCTGGTTCTCAAATGAGATACACAATAGACGGAAGCGATCCGGATAGTAGTTCGACCTTGTATGAAGGCCCTTTCGGAATCGAAGGAGTTACGGAAGTTCGGGTACGAGAATTTATGGAGAATTGGGAGAGCAGTGATGTGGCCAGCTTTACCTTTTTTCCTCGAGGGAAAATAGCAGATGCCAGCTTTCTGACCTTCGAACCCAATCCCAAATACAAAGGAAATGGAGCCCAAAATCTTCAGGATGGGGAGAAAGGAGAAGCCGGAAACTTCACAGCCAAAGAATGGCTGGGTTATCAGGACAGTCCTTTCGGTGCTGTATTCAAATTTGATCAGCCGACAGAATTGAGCCGACTTTCACTCAGCTACGCCCTCAATTCCAATGTCTATATCATGGCGCCTACATCGGTAGAGATTTGGGGCGGAAAGGATGAGAATTCACTTCAATTACTCAAGAAGCATAACCTACCTCGCGCCAAAGACTATGAGCCGAATCGCGTAGCCGGAATAGACCTGGCTTTTGATCCGGTTTCTTATACGACTTATAAGGTTGTTGCAAAGCCCTTAAATCCCATGCCTTCCTGGCATAGAGGTGCAGGAGATAAAGGATGGGTCTTTGTAGATGAGGTGTTTTTGTATTGA
- a CDS encoding DUF1501 domain-containing protein, with amino-acid sequence MANPLFEHKLNTNRRHFLSKLSLGVGSLALGSLLVPDIFSGKEGASDSLPLGFSHFAPKAKRVIYLFQNGAPSQLESFDYKPKLNELHGQELPESVRNGQRLTGMTSGQKSFPLIGSKFGFKQYGQSGAWVSDLFPNIAKIVDDICIVRSMHTEAINHDPALTFMQTGAQQGNRPSIGAWMSYGLGSENKNLPSFCVLLSRGRGNGQGVYSKLWTNGFLDSIHQGVQFSSGEDPVLYLNNPKGVKDSERRNMLDKLDQLNSMSYEEFGDPEIHAKIQQYEMAYRMQTAVPEITDLSKEPEHIIRMYGADCLIPGTYAANCLLARKLSESGVRFVQLYHQGWDQHGNLVGEMPLQAEDSDRASAALVMDLKQRGLLDETLVVWGGEFGRTNYGQGASSRENYGRDHHPRAYSIWMAGGGVKPGVVYGETDEIGYNIVKDPVHVHDFHATMMHLMGLNHEQLTYKHLGRRYRLTDVHGKIVPGILA; translated from the coding sequence ATGGCTAATCCCTTATTCGAACATAAACTCAATACCAATCGACGGCACTTTCTGAGCAAACTCAGTTTGGGCGTAGGAAGTCTGGCTTTAGGTTCTCTTTTGGTACCTGATATATTTTCGGGCAAAGAAGGAGCAAGTGATAGTTTGCCCTTGGGCTTTTCTCATTTTGCTCCCAAAGCCAAGCGTGTCATTTACCTCTTTCAAAATGGAGCTCCTTCCCAATTGGAAAGTTTCGACTACAAACCCAAGCTCAATGAATTGCATGGGCAGGAACTCCCAGAATCAGTGAGGAATGGACAGCGTTTGACGGGCATGACTTCCGGGCAGAAAAGCTTTCCTTTGATCGGCTCAAAATTTGGTTTCAAACAATATGGTCAATCCGGAGCCTGGGTGAGTGATCTCTTCCCCAATATTGCCAAGATCGTGGACGATATTTGCATCGTTCGCAGTATGCATACAGAAGCGATCAATCATGATCCGGCTTTGACCTTTATGCAAACTGGCGCACAACAAGGAAACCGACCCAGTATCGGTGCCTGGATGAGTTATGGATTGGGGAGTGAAAATAAAAATCTGCCTTCCTTCTGTGTTTTGCTTTCGCGGGGTAGGGGAAATGGGCAAGGGGTTTACTCTAAACTCTGGACCAATGGCTTTTTGGATAGCATCCATCAGGGCGTACAATTTAGTAGTGGAGAAGATCCTGTTCTCTACCTTAACAATCCCAAAGGAGTAAAAGACAGCGAGCGAAGAAATATGCTGGACAAACTCGATCAGCTCAACTCTATGAGTTATGAAGAGTTTGGTGATCCAGAAATTCATGCCAAAATACAGCAATACGAAATGGCTTATCGCATGCAGACGGCGGTGCCAGAAATTACGGATTTAAGTAAAGAACCCGAGCACATCATTCGGATGTATGGGGCGGATTGTCTCATTCCCGGAACCTATGCAGCCAATTGTTTGCTGGCTCGTAAACTTTCGGAATCAGGTGTTCGCTTTGTGCAGTTATACCATCAGGGTTGGGATCAGCATGGAAACCTGGTGGGCGAAATGCCTCTTCAGGCTGAGGATTCCGATCGTGCATCGGCAGCTTTGGTGATGGATCTCAAACAAAGAGGCTTATTGGATGAAACCCTGGTAGTATGGGGCGGAGAGTTTGGCCGAACCAATTATGGACAGGGAGCCTCAAGTCGTGAAAACTATGGGCGTGATCATCATCCAAGAGCCTATAGCATTTGGATGGCTGGCGGAGGTGTAAAGCCGGGTGTGGTGTATGGGGAAACCGATGAAATCGGATACAATATCGTGAAGGACCCGGTGCATGTGCATGATTTCCACGCGACCATGATGCACCTAATGGGACTCAATCACGAACAACTTACCTATAAGCATCTTGGACGTAGATATCGTCTGACAGATGTACATGGAAAAATCGTACCGGGGATATTAGCATGA
- a CDS encoding PSD1 and planctomycete cytochrome C domain-containing protein: MNSTTRIFSTVLAKRKWLLLAIVAVLACLWIAGFSSGAKEEVLPEVVDYNFHIRPILSDKCYTCHGPDANKREAGLRLDKEMAAKAELAESPGKFAIVAGDISQSELVHRIWTADENELMPPPESNLKLTERERRLLQKWIEEGAEFKQHWAYIAPQKEKLPEVKKTSWVKNEIDPFVLQKLDELGLAPNPMADKERLLKRAAFDLTGLPPGVDMQDRFLADEGSDAYEKVLDELMESKHYGEKMALHWLDVARYADSHGYQDDGLRTMWPWRDWVIHAFNENYSYEKFLTWQLAGDLLPDPNKEMLLATGFNRNHKITQEGGVIDEEYRIEYVTDRTNTFGKAFLGLTYECAKCHDHKYDPISQQNYFEAFAFFNQVPEKGLFGTIDANFADPPNMQIKTEDVEELLHFVNKKDSMPVKVMIMQDSVDMRTTHILDRGNYDSPTTRVKPFMPEFIFPFDSTKFEQNRLGLAKWLLADEHPLTARVFVNRIWQEIFGTGIVKSSGDFGMQGDLPTHLELLDYLAVDFRESGWDIKALMKKILMSATYMQSSETDKRKLERDPDNLYFSRFPRRRLNAEFVKDHVLASSGLLNPEIGGPSVKPYQPDGIWESATSGRGLLQTYIQDHGNDLYRRGMYTFIKRTVPPPSMLMFDASNRDQCEVRRLQTNTPLQALVMLNDPHSLEASRVLAEKLMQEAKPLDEMIQLAFRQIVCRKVKAEELEVLQEYYKEMKTSFEAEPQRADSNLMVGEYPRSQIEDVPSLAALMQVIHTIYNLEESISKT; encoded by the coding sequence ATGAATTCTACTACACGCATATTTTCTACAGTTCTAGCCAAGAGGAAATGGTTATTATTAGCAATAGTGGCGGTGCTTGCCTGTCTGTGGATCGCAGGATTTAGTTCGGGAGCAAAAGAAGAAGTCCTCCCAGAGGTCGTAGATTACAATTTCCACATCCGTCCCATCCTTTCTGATAAATGCTATACCTGCCATGGTCCGGATGCTAATAAAAGAGAAGCAGGATTGAGATTGGATAAAGAAATGGCGGCCAAAGCAGAGTTAGCGGAATCTCCCGGGAAGTTTGCCATAGTTGCAGGAGACATTTCACAATCAGAATTGGTCCATCGGATTTGGACGGCTGATGAAAACGAACTCATGCCTCCGCCTGAGTCTAATTTGAAACTGACAGAAAGAGAAAGAAGGCTCCTCCAAAAATGGATCGAAGAAGGAGCCGAGTTCAAGCAACATTGGGCCTACATTGCCCCTCAAAAAGAGAAATTGCCGGAAGTAAAGAAGACTTCCTGGGTGAAAAATGAAATCGACCCCTTTGTCCTGCAAAAACTGGACGAACTTGGTTTGGCTCCTAATCCTATGGCAGATAAAGAGCGGCTGCTGAAAAGAGCGGCATTTGACCTTACCGGTTTGCCACCTGGGGTAGATATGCAGGATCGCTTTTTAGCGGATGAAGGTTCAGATGCTTACGAGAAGGTGCTGGATGAATTGATGGAAAGCAAGCATTATGGAGAAAAGATGGCTTTGCATTGGTTGGATGTGGCGCGATATGCAGATTCACATGGATATCAGGATGATGGATTGCGAACGATGTGGCCCTGGAGAGACTGGGTTATCCATGCGTTTAATGAAAACTATTCCTACGAAAAATTCCTAACCTGGCAGCTAGCCGGAGATCTCCTTCCTGATCCCAATAAAGAGATGTTGCTGGCAACGGGTTTCAACCGAAACCACAAGATCACACAGGAAGGAGGCGTAATCGATGAAGAATATCGGATTGAATACGTAACGGATCGAACCAATACCTTCGGCAAGGCATTTTTGGGATTGACATATGAATGTGCCAAATGCCATGACCATAAATATGATCCCATTTCTCAGCAGAATTATTTCGAGGCTTTTGCCTTTTTTAATCAGGTGCCAGAGAAAGGACTATTTGGAACCATAGATGCCAACTTTGCTGATCCTCCCAATATGCAGATCAAGACGGAAGATGTGGAGGAGCTTCTGCACTTTGTCAACAAAAAAGATAGCATGCCTGTCAAAGTCATGATCATGCAGGATTCTGTAGATATGCGTACGACACATATTCTGGATCGCGGAAATTATGATTCACCTACGACAAGGGTCAAGCCTTTTATGCCGGAATTTATTTTCCCTTTTGATAGTACAAAGTTTGAGCAAAATAGATTGGGATTGGCGAAATGGTTGCTGGCGGACGAACATCCGCTTACAGCACGTGTTTTTGTCAATCGGATTTGGCAGGAAATCTTTGGAACAGGCATCGTCAAGTCTTCCGGAGATTTTGGGATGCAGGGAGATTTGCCCACGCATCTGGAATTACTGGATTATCTGGCGGTCGATTTTCGGGAATCGGGCTGGGACATAAAAGCCCTCATGAAAAAGATTCTTATGTCGGCGACCTATATGCAATCCTCCGAAACCGATAAAAGGAAATTGGAACGCGACCCCGACAATCTCTATTTCTCTCGTTTTCCTCGCCGTCGCCTCAATGCCGAATTTGTAAAAGATCATGTGCTGGCAAGTAGTGGTTTGTTGAATCCGGAAATCGGGGGACCTAGTGTGAAACCTTATCAGCCGGATGGCATTTGGGAGTCTGCAACTTCGGGTAGAGGTTTACTCCAAACCTATATACAGGATCATGGAAATGACCTCTATCGAAGAGGGATGTACACCTTTATCAAACGTACGGTTCCGCCTCCATCCATGCTCATGTTTGACGCTTCCAATCGGGATCAATGTGAAGTTCGACGCTTACAAACCAATACGCCTCTTCAGGCTTTGGTGATGTTGAATGATCCTCATAGCCTGGAGGCTTCTCGAGTATTGGCTGAAAAACTCATGCAAGAAGCAAAGCCTTTAGATGAGATGATACAATTAGCCTTTCGCCAAATCGTCTGCCGTAAAGTAAAAGCGGAAGAACTGGAAGTGCTTCAGGAATACTACAAAGAAATGAAAACAAGCTTTGAGGCAGAACCTCAAAGAGCCGATAGCAATCTGATGGTGGGAGAATATCCGCGTTCGCAAATTGAGGATGTTCCCTCTCTGGCTGCTCTGATGCAGGTCATACACACCATTTATAATCTCGAAGAAAGTATCAGTAAAACCTAA
- a CDS encoding adenylate/guanylate cyclase domain-containing protein, with protein sequence MDRGKFSILFVDDEEQNLFAFKAAFRREYNIYTANNGPEAIDYLRKNKIQLVITDQRMPEMTGVELLDTIRKEFPKPIRMILTGYSDVEAVINAINAGGVYRYITKPWDKDEIRMNIENARQLYDLAERNQLLLKDLQRSVDELQKTVSIFSKYVPKPVVDSALNSQEGPIIQGELLEATILFCDIRGFTPLSEELAPEKVVLLLNEYYSTMATVVDRHNGSVNQFIGDEVYATFGAPLAYPNNSQNAVFCALEMLEKREELNKSLKEKFGITIDLGIGINAGKVIAGNMGSIDRINYGVIGDTVNTGKRIEGLTKDKPNSVLISDAVYRQVSTLVSAKSLGEVEVRGKREKIIIHQLLGKIAS encoded by the coding sequence ATGGATAGAGGTAAATTTTCAATTCTATTTGTCGACGACGAAGAACAAAATCTTTTTGCATTCAAAGCAGCTTTTCGCCGAGAATACAATATCTATACGGCTAATAATGGCCCCGAGGCCATTGATTACTTGCGTAAAAATAAAATTCAGCTTGTCATTACCGATCAACGAATGCCCGAAATGACCGGTGTTGAGTTATTGGATACAATTCGTAAAGAATTTCCCAAACCTATTCGGATGATCCTTACTGGTTACTCAGATGTAGAAGCCGTCATCAATGCGATCAATGCCGGAGGTGTTTACAGATATATCACCAAGCCCTGGGATAAGGACGAGATTCGCATGAATATAGAAAATGCCAGGCAGTTATATGATTTAGCGGAAAGAAATCAATTATTGCTAAAAGATCTCCAAAGAAGTGTGGACGAATTGCAGAAAACCGTTTCTATTTTCTCCAAGTATGTTCCAAAGCCAGTCGTTGATTCTGCTTTAAATAGCCAGGAAGGTCCCATTATTCAGGGTGAACTTCTGGAGGCAACGATTCTTTTCTGTGATATTCGGGGGTTTACGCCATTGAGTGAAGAATTGGCCCCGGAAAAAGTAGTCCTGCTCCTGAATGAATATTACTCGACCATGGCAACAGTAGTTGATCGCCATAATGGTTCTGTCAATCAGTTCATAGGAGATGAAGTCTATGCTACTTTTGGCGCTCCCCTCGCCTATCCGAACAATAGCCAAAATGCCGTTTTCTGTGCCCTGGAAATGTTGGAAAAACGAGAAGAACTCAACAAATCTCTGAAAGAGAAATTCGGAATTACTATAGACCTGGGTATAGGTATAAATGCCGGCAAAGTGATCGCCGGAAATATGGGATCTATCGACCGAATCAATTATGGGGTGATTGGGGATACAGTTAATACAGGGAAGAGAATCGAAGGCCTGACCAAAGACAAGCCCAACTCTGTCCTGATTAGTGATGCCGTTTATCGACAGGTTTCTACTTTGGTATCAGCTAAAAGCCTGGGAGAAGTAGAGGTCCGTGGTAAAAGAGAAAAAATCATCATTCACCAGCTTCTTGGAAAAATTGCCTCTTGA
- a CDS encoding MvaI/BcnI family restriction endonuclease translates to MPKSWNEYELRKTIQEYFLLLEKNQSGLSFNKSKVYRKLHEDIPTRSVKSIEYKFQNISAVLYEEKIPYLSGLKPRFNYQKLMRLIVLEELGSLKIRPKEPWEILTDKLKEIKVKEPLKVLIKGSGRFGLTIEKELGILQNSDKKADFMGIELKTKAGKTHQTLFARTPSEYFAVRSKSEFFDSFSYYDKKNDRKALYTSVSSLGDSLGFTLVASRNCIEVYKDNNCLMKYSLGKLEEALLSKHSQTFFITVKSLRKDDIERMEIQKVVYCKKPSIENFVELVKKGKVHLDFTLSEKNGKIKDHGFLWRIHQEAIEELYQSRDEIQLI, encoded by the coding sequence ATGCCTAAATCTTGGAATGAATATGAGCTAAGAAAAACTATTCAAGAATATTTCCTGCTGTTAGAAAAGAACCAATCAGGGTTAAGCTTTAATAAAAGTAAAGTATATAGAAAATTGCACGAGGATATACCAACTCGTTCAGTAAAATCTATTGAATACAAATTTCAAAATATTAGTGCTGTTCTGTATGAAGAGAAAATTCCCTATCTATCTGGATTAAAACCAAGGTTTAATTACCAAAAATTAATGAGACTAATTGTATTAGAGGAATTAGGTAGTTTAAAAATTAGACCAAAGGAACCTTGGGAGATTTTAACGGATAAGCTAAAAGAAATCAAAGTGAAGGAGCCATTAAAGGTCTTGATAAAAGGTTCCGGAAGGTTTGGTTTAACGATAGAAAAAGAACTAGGCATTTTACAAAATAGTGATAAGAAGGCTGACTTTATGGGAATTGAGTTGAAAACCAAAGCAGGTAAAACTCACCAAACGCTTTTTGCTAGAACTCCCAGTGAATACTTTGCTGTTAGAAGTAAGAGCGAGTTTTTCGATTCCTTTAGCTATTATGATAAGAAGAATGATAGGAAAGCTTTATATACATCTGTATCATCGCTTGGAGATTCCCTGGGTTTCACCTTGGTAGCTTCCAGGAACTGTATAGAAGTTTATAAGGATAATAATTGCTTGATGAAGTATAGCTTAGGGAAACTAGAAGAAGCTTTGTTATCAAAACATTCGCAGACGTTTTTTATTACGGTAAAGAGTTTAAGGAAGGATGATATTGAGCGAATGGAAATACAGAAAGTAGTTTACTGCAAGAAACCTTCTATTGAAAACTTTGTAGAATTGGTTAAAAAAGGGAAGGTTCATCTAGATTTTACTCTATCAGAAAAAAATGGGAAAATAAAAGATCATGGATTTTTATGGAGAATACATCAAGAAGCTATAGAAGAACTATATCAATCCAGAGATGAAATTCAACTAATTTAA